One region of Ptiloglossa arizonensis isolate GNS036 chromosome 8, iyPtiAriz1_principal, whole genome shotgun sequence genomic DNA includes:
- the Mdh1 gene encoding malate dehydrogenase 1, with protein sequence MSDPINVVVTGAAGQIAYSLLYQLAAGSVFGPNQPINLRLLDIPVMMKVLDGVVMELEDLALPLLREVVPTADPVVAFKDVAAAFLVGAMPRKEGMERKDLLAANVEIFKIQGEALDKHARKDVKVLVVGNPANTNALICSHYAPSIPKQNFTAMTRLDQNRAQAALAARLNVQVDKVKHVIIWGNHSSTQYPDASHATVTLPSGTKPVPAMVNDENWLNTKFVETIQKRGAAVISARKMSSAMSAAKAAGDHMRDWWMGTKPGEWVSMGVLSDGSYGIPKDIVFSFPVTIENGQYKIVQGLSISDVARSKLTVTSNELEEERAEANNVLHKK encoded by the exons ATG aGTGATCCAATAAATGTGGTGGTTACGGGAGCTGCAGGGCAAATTGCCTATTCCCTACTATATCAGCTTGCTGCTGGTTCAGTTTTTGGTCCAAATCAACCAATCAATCTTCGTTTATTAGATATTCCAGTTATGATGAAAGTACTGGATGGAGTAGTTATGGAATTGGAAGATTTGGCTCTTCCTCTTTTGAGAG AAGTTGTACCAACTGCTGATCCAGTTGTAGCTTTTAAAGATGTTGCTGCTGCTTTTCTTGTTGGAGCAATGCCCCGAAAAGAAGGAATGGAACGAAAAGATTTGCTAGCAGCTaatgttgaaatttttaaaatccaAGGAGAAGCTTTGGACAAACATGCTCGAAAAGATGTTAAAGTCTTAGTTGTTGGCAATCCTGCTAATACAAATGCTTTGATTTGTTCTCATTATGCACCATCTATTCCAAAACAAAACTTTACTGCCATGACTAGATTGGATCAAAATCGTGCTCAAGCAGCCTTAGCAGCTCGACTGAATGTACAG GTTGATAAAGTGAAGCACGTAATTATCTGGGGCAATCACAGTTCAACCCAATATCCAGATGCTTCACATGCTACTGTGACTCTTCCATCTGGCACCAAGCCAGTACCTGCAATGGTAAATGATGAAAATTGGTTGAATACTAAGTTTGTGGAAACAATTCAAAAGCGTGGTGCAGCTGTAATATCTGCAAGAAAAATGTCATCTGCAATGTCAGCTGCTAAAGCAGCTGGAGATCACATGAGAGATTGGTGGATGGGTACCAAACCAGGAGAATGGGTTAGCATGGGTGTTCTGTCTGATGGCAGCTATGGAATTCCAAAGGATATTGTGTTCTCTTTTCCAGTTACTATAGAAAATGGACAATACAAAATCGTtcaa GGTCTTTCGATTAGCGATGTTGCAAGATCAAAATTAACTGTTACATCCAATGAACTAGAAGAGGAACGCGCAGAGGCAAATAATGTGCTACACAAGAAGTGA